In Solanum stenotomum isolate F172 chromosome 6, ASM1918654v1, whole genome shotgun sequence, one DNA window encodes the following:
- the LOC125868155 gene encoding splicing factor-like protein 1, producing the protein MDSQSHPVQEPSQNVNSYEQYQNSSDSYYQNPSQTLGQDPAPGVCENAELNGSNSNFREKSAKPGDNNSAQNKLSDLNSNLMLQKPLLSGNGLTNTHSGGAERDQSGGEEETSSRRRRRSRWDPPPTDSSNDGTGGNDESGAGRKRKSRWADDEPKPVIQLPDFMKDFAGGIEFDPEVQALNSRLLEISRKLQSGMPLDDRPEGARSPSPEPIYDNMGVRINTREYRAREKLNRERQEIISQIIKKNPAFKPPADYRPPKLHKKLYIPMKEYPGYNFIGLIIGPRGNTQKRMEKETGAKIVIRGKGSIKEGRFQQKGNLKHDPAENEDLHVLVEADTQESLEAAAAMLEKLLQPVDEVLNEHKRQQLRELAALNGTIRDEEFCRLCGEPGHRQYACPSRTTTFKSDVLCKICGDGGHPTIDCPVKNTTGKKMDDEYQNFLAELGGTVPESSLKQNAATLALGPGSTGSNPPWASSNNTSGGGTTSHPGLGSNIMKPKEFDDTNLYIGYLPPTLDDDGLINLFSPFGTIVMAKVIKDRLSGLSKGYGFVKYSDVQQANSAIAGMNGHCLDGRTIAVRVAGKPPQPAVPPSPPAPAMPPYPAPNQASGVYPSQQYATGGPIGPPGGYAGTPVPWGPPVPPPYASYPPPGSIMYPPPPGQFVPPYGAQYPPPMPTPSSGVPAQTVSSGENQQNYTSSGETQQSYPPGVQSHNSAPVQSLPSYAYGNSVTALPPHTQPAYPTSSYSYPSYYGMAPPPPLPPTATQSSVDHSQSMSNVPWASNPPEPAPAPPPPPPPSAEKPPYGTDAEYEKFMSEMK; encoded by the coding sequence ATGGATTCCCAATCACACCCAGTTCAAGAACCATCACAAAACGTAAATTCATACGAGCAGTACCAAAATTCTTCAGATTCGTACTATCAAAACCCTTCACAAACCCTAGGTCAAGATCCCGCACCAGGTGTTTGTGAAAATGCCGAGCTGAACGGCTCAAATTCCAACTTTCGTGAAAAGTCAGCTAAGCCAGGCGACAATAATTCAGCTCAAAACAAACTATCAGATTTGAATTCAAATCTTATGTTACAGAAGCCATTGTTGTCGGGTAATGGGTTGACTAACACTCATAGTGGTGGTGCCGAGAGGGACCAATCAGGTGGTGAAGAAGAAACTTCCAGtagaagaaggaggagaagcCGATGGGACCCACCCCCGACTGATTCGAGCAATGATGGCACTGGAGGAAATGATGAAAGCGGGGCTGGACGAAAGAGGAAATCGAGGTGGGCGGATGATGAGCCGAAGCCGGTGATTCAGTTGCCTGATTTCATGAAGGATTTCGCTGGAGGTATTGAATTTGACCCTGAAGTACAAGCTCTTAACAGTAGATTACTTGAAATTAGTAGGAAACTGCAATCTGGTATGCCTTTAGATGATAGACCTGAAGGAGCTCGATCCCCTTCGCCTGAACCTATATATGATAATATGGGTGTACGTATAAATACGAGGGAGTATCGTGCTCGTGAAAAACTAAATAGGGAAAGACAAGAGATTATATCACagataataaagaaaaatccaGCTTTTAAGCCACCAGCAGATTATAGGCCTCCTAAACTTCATAAAAAGCTTTACATTCCAATGAAGGAGTACCCGGGTTATAATTTTATCGGTCTTATAATTGGGCCGAGAGGGAATACTCAGAAGAGAATGGAAAAGGAGACTGGAGCAAAGATTGTAATTCGAGGTAAAGGGTCGATTAAAGAAGGGAGGTTCCAACAGAAAGGGAATTTGAAACATGATCCGGCAGAGAATGAGGATTTACATGTGCTAGTGGAAGCTGATACTCAGGAGTCACTTGAGGCTGCTGCAGCTATGTTGGAGAAGCTTTTGCAGCCCGTCGATGAAGTACTTAATGAGCATAAGAGGCAGCAGCTCAGGGAACTTGCAGCGTTGAATGGAACGATTAGAGATGAAGAGTTTTGTAGGCTTTGTGGTGAACCAGGTCATAGGCAATATGCTTGTCCTTCTCGCACCACCACATTTAAAAGTGATGTGCTTTGCAAAATATGTGGTGATGGAGGACATCCCACTATAGATTGTCCAGTGAAAAATACTACTGGAAAGAAAATGGATGATGAGTATCAGAACTTCTTGGCAGAATTGGGAGGGACAGTTCCTGAATCATCACTTAAGCAGAATGCAGCAACTCTTGCTCTTGGTCCTGGAAGCACAGGCAGTAATCCTCCTTGGGCCAGCAGTAATAATACAAGTGGTGGTGGTACCACTTCACACCCTGGATTAGGGTCAAATATAATGAAGCCAAAAGAATTTGACGATACAAACTTGTATATTGGTTACCTTCCTCCTACTCTGGATGATGATGGTTTGATCAATTTATTCTCTCCCTTTGGTACCATCGTAATGGCTAAAGTTATAAAGGATCGTCTCAGTGGTCTGAGTAAAGGTTATGGTTTTGTTAAGTATTCAGATGTTCAACAAGCTAATAGTGCCATTGCTGGCATGAATGGTCATTGTCTTGATGGGAGAACTATTGCTGTGAGAGTAGCCGGCAAACCCCCTCAGCCTGCTGTGCCTCCAAGCCCTCCTGCTCCAGCAATGCCCCCATATCCTGCTCCTAATCAGGCATCTGGAGTCTATCCGTCTCAGCAGTATGCAACGGGTGGTCCCATTGGTCCCCCTGGTGGCTATGCTGGGACTCCAGTTCCTTGGGGACCACCTGTGCCTCCACCATATGCCTCTTACCCACCTCCTGGATCAATCATGTATCCTCCTCCTCCAGGTCAATTTGTACCTCCATATGGTGCACAGTATCCTCCACCAATGCCAACACCATCTTCCGGTGTCCCGGCTCAGACAGTTTCTTCTGGCGAAAACCAGCAAAATTATACATCTTCTGGTGAGACACAACAAAGTTATCCTCCCGGAGTGCAATCTCATAATAGTGCTCCTGTTCAATCGCTTCCCAGTTATGCCTATGGCAATTCCGTCACTGCATTGCCACCCCATACCCAGCCTGCATATCCAACATCTTCATACAGCTATCCTTCTTATTATGGCATGGCACCACCACCTCCTCTTCCTCCAACTGCAACACAGTCCAGTGTAGATCATTCACAGAGTATGAGCAATGTTCCCTGGGCCTCAAATCCACCAGAACCTGCACCtgcacctccacctccacctccaccatcTGCAGAGAAACCTCCATATGGTACTGATGCAGAGTATGAAAAGTTCATGTCGGAGATGAAATGA